Proteins co-encoded in one Caldisericota bacterium genomic window:
- the mrdA gene encoding penicillin-binding protein 2: MKKLSEKSKEKLLYTIIITLIIILLSRLLYLQVLKGDSYLEQSRYNSVRMEDLQPVRGKILDRNGIVLAENLPSYDLEIVIEDLQDKDRELIFLSSVIEMDKQDIENIIEKANLPTYAHIKIKRGLTEKEVIQIEEHLFELPGITVSTTSKRYYPFKNIAAPIIGFIGSPTKEDLEKDSFYGHNFIIGKQGIEAKYEKLLRGKKGKKVVQVDVSGRIRDVLDSIPSEPGNDIYLTIDIMLQEELENIIGDRKGVGIAIDPNNGEILAMVSRPSFDPNLFVSGISQQAIDKLYAENAFINRAVQGQYPPGSTFKPITLISALNEEIITTKSVIYCRNSIVVGNRRFKDWIYPSAFGYQNPVQAIANSSDVFFYTVGLETGVEKITKYAKLFGLGDKTWIDLPTENTGLVPSTQWKQENIGENWYPGDTANLSIGQGYLLVTPLQMAIMYSGIAKNDIEYTPHCFLKATSQEGSIVKEFTNSILRKIDINIKILDTVRDGMEALANKSDMKILSAYGGEVCAKTGTAEVGETKVNHWLITFAPREEPQIVGLLFFEHSDFTSSHSLAPLMSDLLKKFFSIKSK, encoded by the coding sequence ATGAAAAAGCTTAGCGAAAAATCAAAAGAAAAACTCCTTTATACAATTATTATTACACTTATTATTATTTTACTGTCACGATTGCTATACCTACAAGTTTTAAAGGGAGATTCTTACCTTGAGCAATCTAGATATAACAGTGTAAGAATGGAGGATCTACAACCTGTTCGAGGGAAAATTTTAGATAGAAATGGAATAGTTCTTGCAGAAAATCTTCCTTCATATGATCTTGAAATAGTCATAGAAGACCTGCAGGACAAAGATAGGGAATTAATTTTTCTTTCTTCCGTAATAGAAATGGACAAACAAGATATCGAAAATATTATCGAAAAAGCTAATTTACCGACTTACGCTCATATAAAAATAAAAAGGGGACTAACAGAAAAAGAAGTAATACAGATAGAAGAACACTTATTTGAGCTTCCTGGAATAACAGTTAGTACCACAAGCAAGAGATATTACCCATTTAAAAATATTGCAGCACCGATTATAGGTTTCATTGGATCCCCAACGAAAGAAGACTTAGAAAAAGATAGTTTCTACGGTCACAATTTTATAATAGGCAAGCAGGGGATAGAAGCCAAATACGAAAAACTTTTAAGAGGGAAAAAAGGAAAAAAGGTAGTACAAGTAGATGTATCCGGAAGAATCCGAGATGTATTGGATAGTATACCATCTGAACCAGGGAATGATATTTACCTAACTATTGATATAATGCTACAAGAAGAGTTAGAAAACATTATAGGAGACAGAAAAGGTGTTGGTATCGCAATCGATCCCAATAACGGAGAAATTCTTGCTATGGTATCACGCCCGTCCTTTGATCCAAATCTATTTGTATCAGGAATTAGCCAGCAAGCGATAGACAAACTCTATGCTGAAAATGCATTTATTAATAGGGCCGTCCAGGGTCAATATCCACCCGGCTCAACATTTAAACCTATAACGCTTATTTCAGCTCTAAATGAAGAGATTATTACTACAAAGTCTGTTATTTATTGTAGAAACTCAATTGTTGTGGGAAACAGAAGATTTAAAGATTGGATCTATCCCTCCGCCTTCGGATATCAAAATCCAGTACAAGCTATTGCAAATTCAAGCGACGTGTTTTTCTATACAGTTGGATTAGAAACGGGAGTAGAAAAAATTACAAAATATGCAAAACTCTTTGGCCTAGGAGATAAAACATGGATAGATCTTCCGACAGAAAATACAGGATTGGTGCCTTCCACTCAATGGAAGCAAGAAAATATAGGTGAAAACTGGTATCCTGGGGACACAGCTAATCTTTCCATCGGCCAAGGGTACCTACTTGTTACTCCGCTACAAATGGCTATAATGTATAGTGGTATTGCTAAAAATGATATTGAATACACGCCTCATTGTTTTTTAAAGGCAACTTCTCAGGAAGGAAGCATTGTTAAAGAATTTACTAATAGTATACTGAGAAAAATAGACATTAACATTAAAATTTTAGATACTGTAAGAGATGGAATGGAAGCATTAGCAAATAAATCAGATATGAAAATATTAAGCGCTTATGGAGGAGAGGTCTGTGCTAAAACAGGAACAGCAGAAGTAGGGGAAACTAAGGTAAACCACTGGCTTATTACATTTGCGCCACGCGAAGAACCACAGATAGTGGGATTACTTTTCTTCGAGCATTCTGATTTTACATCCAGCCACTCACTTGCACCGCTTATGTCAGACTTGCTTAAAAAATTTTTTAGTATAAAAAGTAAATAG
- a CDS encoding septum site-determining protein MinC, whose amino-acid sequence MEKPALFRGTGEGIAMVLNPNAQFHEILEFLKGILEERKTFFSGGAVTVDPNGVLLGESEINLVKELFQNFGVEFKLKGGIELHKKEELEVVPENKEAVVIQQTLRSGQCVNSQGNVVILGDVNEGAEINTTKNVYIFGIIRGIVSAGDHIVSLGFQPLRMTINGIQFDERFVKKTYRKPRIAQVVNGKIVIKILGEKKSLRRK is encoded by the coding sequence ATGGAAAAGCCAGCTTTATTTAGAGGAACAGGAGAAGGCATTGCAATGGTGCTTAACCCAAATGCTCAATTTCACGAAATACTTGAATTTCTCAAAGGAATTCTGGAGGAAAGAAAAACATTTTTTTCCGGAGGTGCAGTTACCGTTGATCCAAACGGAGTACTTCTTGGAGAAAGCGAAATAAATTTAGTGAAAGAGTTGTTTCAAAACTTTGGAGTTGAATTCAAACTGAAAGGTGGTATAGAACTTCACAAAAAAGAAGAATTAGAAGTAGTTCCTGAAAATAAAGAAGCCGTTGTAATACAACAAACGTTAAGATCCGGGCAATGCGTTAACTCTCAAGGCAATGTTGTAATACTGGGAGATGTCAATGAAGGTGCGGAAATAAACACAACTAAAAATGTATATATCTTTGGCATCATAAGAGGTATAGTAAGTGCCGGGGATCATATCGTTTCTCTTGGATTCCAACCATTGCGTATGACTATTAATGGCATACAATTCGATGAAAGATTTGTCAAAAAAACCTACAGAAAACCAAGAATTGCGCAGGTTGTAAATGGAAAAATTGTGATAAAAATACTTGGGGAGAAAAAATCTTTGAGGAGAAAATAA
- the minD gene encoding septum site-determining protein MinD produces MGRAIVITSGKGGVGKTTITANLGASLVKLKKKVVLVDMDIGLRNLDVVMGLENKIVYNIIDVAKGRCKIVQALVRDKHLNNSLFLLPASQIHTKDDIDIDKICEIIRAIKGSFDYVLVDSPAGIEHGFDSAITSADEALVVVTPDVSSIRDADRVIGLLENRGIDGTSLIINRHNPELVKRKKILDAESIVDVLGIDLIGIIPEDPQVMEFTNKGEILVLHKNNPTAKAFQNTAKRIEGEDISFLDLKKKKSFLNLFKKKW; encoded by the coding sequence ATGGGAAGAGCAATAGTTATAACATCTGGTAAAGGAGGAGTTGGAAAAACAACAATCACAGCAAACCTTGGAGCATCCCTTGTAAAACTCAAGAAAAAAGTTGTTTTGGTAGACATGGATATTGGACTGAGAAACCTAGATGTTGTAATGGGACTGGAGAATAAAATCGTATATAACATAATAGACGTAGCAAAGGGTAGATGCAAAATCGTACAAGCATTGGTAAGAGATAAACATCTTAATAACTCTTTATTTCTTCTTCCTGCGTCCCAAATACATACAAAAGATGATATAGATATAGATAAAATATGCGAAATAATAAGAGCAATAAAAGGAAGTTTCGATTATGTACTTGTTGATTCTCCGGCAGGCATCGAACATGGATTTGATTCGGCTATAACCTCTGCAGATGAAGCACTCGTCGTAGTAACTCCTGATGTTTCCTCAATAAGAGATGCAGATAGAGTAATTGGACTGTTAGAAAATAGAGGTATAGACGGCACATCTTTAATAATAAACCGACATAATCCCGAACTTGTCAAAAGAAAAAAAATACTCGATGCAGAAAGCATCGTAGATGTGCTTGGAATTGATTTAATAGGGATTATACCCGAAGATCCCCAGGTAATGGAATTTACAAATAAAGGTGAAATTCTCGTTCTGCATAAGAATAATCCAACAGCAAAAGCCTTTCAAAATACAGCAAAAAGAATTGAAGGTGAGGACATCTCGTTTCTCGACCTCAAAAAAAAGAAAAGTTTTTTGAATCTATTTAAGAAAAAATGGTAA
- the rodA gene encoding rod shape-determining protein RodA produces MRKIPIFLLLILISLSFISIFSLHFTSTNTLLVKKQLIYILIGFITLYVILLFDFRSLKYFIWTIYFIGIGALIAVVLVGKGAYGAQRWISFKIFTIQPSEFEKIILILCLSYILSRDQSDIKKFILSTAGFLLPAFFILKQPDLGTTIVILIIYFAILLFSLNLKYFFSIAAFSIISIPFFFELLKPYQRERIITFLNPQMDPLGSGYNVIQSIIAIGSGKISGKWFGSTQTSLHFVPVQYADFIFSAIGEMGGFIGASILLLLYIALFLFMIKAYKSVNNPFGKYIIVGIFIMFITQIFINIGMCIGITPVTGIPLPFISFGGSSTLVNFIAIGLVMNIYVYREDMNISI; encoded by the coding sequence GTGAGAAAAATTCCCATATTTTTACTGCTAATATTAATTTCTTTATCATTTATTTCAATATTCTCATTACATTTTACCAGTACAAATACATTGCTAGTTAAAAAACAACTAATTTACATCCTGATCGGATTTATAACATTATATGTCATACTCCTTTTTGATTTCAGAAGTTTAAAATATTTCATATGGACAATATACTTCATAGGAATAGGGGCTCTCATTGCCGTAGTCCTCGTCGGGAAAGGCGCTTATGGAGCACAAAGATGGATTTCATTCAAAATTTTTACTATTCAACCTTCCGAATTTGAAAAAATTATACTTATTTTATGCCTATCATATATTCTTTCACGAGATCAAAGTGATATAAAAAAATTTATTTTATCAACTGCGGGTTTTTTGCTTCCAGCCTTCTTTATATTGAAGCAACCGGATTTGGGAACAACTATTGTTATTCTTATCATCTATTTTGCCATACTATTATTCTCTCTTAATTTAAAATACTTCTTTTCTATTGCCGCATTCTCGATTATATCCATACCTTTTTTCTTTGAATTACTCAAGCCGTATCAAAGAGAAAGAATTATCACCTTTCTAAATCCACAAATGGACCCACTCGGAAGTGGATATAATGTCATTCAATCTATAATTGCAATAGGTTCTGGAAAAATATCAGGAAAATGGTTTGGAAGTACACAAACGAGCTTACATTTTGTGCCAGTTCAATATGCAGATTTTATTTTCTCAGCCATTGGCGAAATGGGAGGCTTCATTGGAGCATCTATACTACTTTTACTATATATCGCGCTTTTTCTTTTTATGATAAAAGCATATAAATCCGTAAACAACCCTTTCGGCAAATACATCATAGTAGGTATATTTATAATGTTTATTACCCAAATATTCATAAATATAGGAATGTGCATTGGCATAACCCCGGTAACTGGTATCCCGCTACCGTTTATAAGCTTTGGCGGAAGTTCGACACTGGTTAATTTTATTGCTATTGGGTTAGTAATGAATATTTATGTATACAGAGAGGATATGAATATTTCAATATGA
- a CDS encoding TIGR03960 family B12-binding radical SAM protein: MKDKYLLQFKKPYSYFGNELNSIHKTHNEKIKIAFIYPNLYEIGMSSLGFKILYHLMNSMPAVVTERAFAPLPDFESYLRKNNFPLFTLESHTPIKDFDLVAFSVQTCMDYTNILNILDLSHVNVHSNKRKYPIVFAGGTSVYNPEPMSDFIDFFCLGEGEYQIPKIVEQFKQWDRKNKAELLQTLSEINSVYVPRTYPKNNKAKENKNINIKDIVPDLNNVSALIKPIVPSGKTVLDKANVELFRGCTRGCRFCQAGIVYRPVREKSIKQIKYEAEEILKNTGYEELTFLSLSSSDYSQLDELIILAKELVEKYHVSIAVPSLRVDKFPAALGKMIVSQRVHTITFAIEAATEQLRNVINKTINEKDIFTTVKTVSSLNFHTIKLYFIIGLPTETEEDIIAIPNLVRRIYSYAKKHKTTQKQLSIHLSINPFMPQPNTAFQWEKFDTINDLYRKAKIIKEGLKGKQFKVNFANFKMNYIETILGRGDKNLSKVVETAWKNGAKMDGWEEHFNLSLWESAFHKENINPNDYTSKIPLDIVLPWEHISCGVSKDFLLREYKKAMEGKTTDDCRNGTCEGCGLTGFFHCPTLTKKENQTT; the protein is encoded by the coding sequence ATGAAAGATAAATATCTGCTACAATTTAAAAAACCATATTCATACTTTGGAAATGAATTAAACAGCATACACAAAACACATAATGAAAAAATAAAGATAGCATTCATATACCCAAATTTGTATGAAATAGGAATGTCTTCATTGGGATTCAAAATTCTATACCATCTAATGAACAGTATGCCTGCTGTCGTTACAGAAAGGGCTTTTGCGCCACTACCAGATTTTGAATCTTATTTACGAAAAAACAATTTTCCTCTCTTCACACTTGAATCACATACGCCAATAAAAGATTTCGACCTCGTCGCATTTAGCGTGCAAACATGCATGGATTACACAAACATACTAAACATCTTAGATTTATCGCACGTTAACGTACATTCAAATAAAAGGAAATATCCAATAGTATTTGCAGGAGGCACCTCTGTATATAATCCTGAACCCATGTCTGATTTCATCGATTTTTTCTGCTTAGGAGAAGGAGAATATCAAATACCTAAAATTGTAGAACAATTCAAACAATGGGATAGAAAAAATAAAGCTGAACTATTGCAAACATTATCTGAAATAAACAGTGTCTACGTACCGAGAACATATCCAAAAAACAATAAAGCAAAAGAGAATAAAAATATCAACATAAAAGATATTGTCCCGGATTTGAACAATGTATCTGCTCTTATAAAACCAATTGTGCCATCTGGAAAAACAGTACTGGACAAAGCTAATGTGGAGCTTTTCAGAGGCTGCACGAGAGGCTGCAGATTCTGTCAGGCAGGCATCGTATACCGGCCTGTAAGAGAAAAAAGTATAAAACAAATCAAATATGAAGCAGAAGAAATATTAAAAAACACCGGGTATGAAGAACTGACATTTCTCTCTTTAAGCAGTAGCGACTACTCTCAACTTGACGAATTAATAATACTGGCAAAAGAACTTGTAGAAAAATACCATGTATCCATTGCTGTGCCATCCTTACGCGTCGACAAATTTCCGGCAGCTCTCGGAAAAATGATTGTCAGTCAAAGAGTCCACACAATTACATTTGCTATAGAAGCTGCAACTGAACAATTGAGAAATGTAATCAACAAAACAATAAATGAAAAAGATATATTTACCACCGTTAAAACTGTGTCTTCACTTAATTTTCACACAATCAAACTATACTTTATTATAGGCCTTCCAACAGAAACTGAAGAGGATATCATAGCAATTCCCAATCTTGTCAGAAGGATTTATTCCTATGCAAAAAAACACAAAACAACACAAAAGCAACTTTCCATCCACCTCAGCATCAACCCATTTATGCCACAGCCAAATACAGCATTCCAATGGGAAAAATTTGACACAATAAATGATTTATACAGAAAAGCCAAAATAATAAAAGAAGGGCTCAAAGGAAAACAGTTTAAAGTAAACTTTGCCAACTTTAAAATGAACTATATTGAAACAATTTTAGGAAGAGGCGACAAAAATCTCTCTAAAGTTGTTGAAACTGCCTGGAAAAATGGAGCAAAGATGGATGGATGGGAAGAACATTTTAACCTTTCCCTCTGGGAAAGTGCATTTCATAAGGAAAACATAAATCCTAATGATTATACTTCAAAGATACCCCTCGACATAGTTTTGCCGTGGGAACACATATCCTGTGGCGTTTCTAAAGATTTTCTCCTCAGGGAATATAAAAAAGCAATGGAAGGAAAAACAACAGACGACTGTAGAAATGGAACATGTGAAGGATGTGGACTAACCGGTTTCTTTCACTGCCCTACTCTAACAAAAAAAGAGAATCAAACCACCTAA
- a CDS encoding amidohydrolase, whose amino-acid sequence MDAVRKEIESLKDEVIKLRRDFHMHPELAFKEKRTAKIVENYLKACGLEVKSGIAKTGVVGIIRGKEKGKTILLRADMDALPIEEMSKISYKSVNKGVMHACGHDAHTAMLLVAAKILSHHKGAIKGNIKFVFQPSEEKDPGGAAKMINEGVLEKPHVDRAYGLHLGNMFSCGVVAIKSGIFTAQADRFSVRITGKGGHGAYPHTSVDPVLIASHTVVALQAIVAREIDPLQSAVLTVGKISSGDTFNVIPEYAELLGTVRTLDPKVARTVSKKIEQISKGVAKAFRGTAELSYHFGYPPIINDSSETEFVQTIAKDVVGKDKIIETPTSMGGEDMSYFLKKVPGVFFWLGSQNKKKGLDKPHHSAYFNIDEEVLPIGVEMHVRIALDALNRI is encoded by the coding sequence ATGGATGCTGTACGGAAAGAAATTGAATCTTTAAAAGACGAAGTTATTAAATTACGAAGAGATTTTCATATGCATCCTGAATTAGCATTTAAGGAAAAGAGGACTGCAAAGATTGTTGAGAATTATCTAAAGGCGTGTGGCCTGGAAGTTAAAAGTGGCATTGCAAAAACAGGAGTTGTTGGCATTATTAGAGGAAAAGAAAAAGGCAAAACAATTCTTTTAAGGGCGGATATGGATGCTTTGCCAATAGAGGAAATGAGTAAAATTTCCTATAAATCTGTGAATAAAGGCGTGATGCATGCTTGTGGTCATGATGCTCATACTGCTATGCTTCTTGTCGCTGCCAAAATTCTTTCACATCATAAAGGGGCAATTAAAGGGAATATAAAATTTGTATTTCAGCCGTCTGAGGAAAAAGATCCAGGTGGTGCTGCAAAAATGATCAATGAAGGCGTCCTGGAAAAACCACATGTGGACAGAGCGTATGGATTGCATCTTGGGAATATGTTTTCTTGTGGTGTAGTTGCCATTAAATCCGGCATTTTTACCGCTCAAGCGGATAGATTCTCTGTACGGATAACAGGAAAAGGCGGACATGGTGCTTACCCTCATACATCTGTTGACCCGGTATTGATTGCGTCTCATACTGTTGTTGCCTTGCAGGCAATTGTTGCAAGAGAAATTGACCCACTTCAATCAGCCGTACTTACTGTTGGCAAAATATCTTCTGGTGATACATTTAATGTAATTCCGGAATATGCTGAACTTTTGGGTACTGTACGAACACTCGACCCTAAAGTTGCTCGCACAGTTTCTAAAAAAATTGAGCAAATATCAAAAGGTGTGGCAAAAGCATTTAGAGGGACTGCTGAACTGTCTTACCATTTTGGTTATCCGCCTATTATAAATGATTCTAGCGAAACAGAATTTGTGCAAACTATTGCAAAAGATGTTGTCGGAAAGGACAAAATCATTGAGACTCCCACTTCCATGGGAGGAGAAGATATGTCCTATTTCCTTAAAAAAGTTCCTGGTGTCTTTTTTTGGCTTGGCTCGCAGAACAAGAAGAAAGGCCTTGATAAACCGCATCATTCCGCTTATTTTAACATCGATGAGGAGGTACTTCCCATTGGCGTAGAAATGCATGTAAGAATTGCTCTTGACGCGTTGAATCGTATTTAA
- a CDS encoding sigma-54 dependent transcriptional regulator, whose protein sequence is MELKKYVILIADDEEDVRALLTEVLDEENYTVVTVDNGQKAVDFVAKSSPDCVLLDVRMPVMDGMEAFLKIREIFPDLPVIFITAYGSSDLAIKAMKKGAYDYLTKPFDIEEVKIKVRKAIELKELSSSLEKVKSGNNYKQDEVVGESSEMQKVYKDIGRVADSDVTVLIRGESGTGKELVAKAIYFHSNRKNKPFVVVNCAAIPESLLESELFGHEKGAFTDAIARHIGKFEQAENGTIFLDEIGDMGLALQAKLLRVLQEKTFERIGGKETIVSQARILAATNRNLEELVKEDKFREDLYYRLNVVAINVPLLRERKVDIPLLVDYFVSKFSKKYGKIVQGVSDDVMRLFMDYDWPGNVRELENAIARGVIITSAPLIMMDHLPPELAQKAGEKTSVTTITQKKSSNTVVPLPEAIAEIEKEMIVRAIKKASGNKTKAAKMLGISRKSLFNKIRGYKIDLDNGSSDQ, encoded by the coding sequence ATGGAGCTTAAAAAATATGTAATTTTAATTGCGGACGATGAAGAGGATGTAAGGGCTCTTCTTACTGAAGTACTTGATGAAGAGAACTATACTGTTGTAACAGTAGATAATGGACAAAAGGCAGTTGACTTTGTAGCAAAAAGTTCTCCGGATTGCGTTCTGTTAGATGTAAGAATGCCAGTTATGGATGGAATGGAAGCGTTTTTAAAGATCAGAGAAATATTCCCCGATCTCCCTGTGATTTTTATTACTGCTTATGGAAGTTCTGATTTGGCAATCAAGGCAATGAAGAAAGGTGCTTATGATTATCTCACAAAGCCATTTGATATTGAAGAGGTAAAAATAAAAGTTAGAAAAGCCATAGAATTAAAAGAATTATCATCAAGTTTGGAAAAAGTTAAGTCAGGCAATAATTATAAACAGGACGAGGTAGTGGGAGAATCTTCTGAAATGCAAAAAGTTTATAAGGATATCGGGCGTGTAGCCGATTCGGATGTTACTGTACTAATTCGTGGTGAAAGTGGAACAGGGAAAGAATTAGTAGCGAAAGCAATTTACTTCCATAGCAACAGAAAAAATAAACCATTTGTAGTGGTAAATTGTGCTGCAATTCCCGAAAGCTTGTTGGAATCAGAGCTTTTTGGCCATGAAAAAGGGGCATTTACGGATGCTATTGCAAGGCATATTGGCAAATTTGAGCAAGCGGAAAATGGAACAATTTTTCTTGATGAAATAGGAGATATGGGGCTTGCTCTTCAGGCAAAGCTGCTTAGGGTGCTTCAAGAAAAGACGTTTGAGCGCATTGGAGGAAAGGAAACAATTGTTTCACAAGCGAGAATATTAGCAGCAACAAATCGAAATCTTGAAGAGCTTGTGAAGGAAGATAAATTTCGAGAAGATCTGTACTACAGATTAAATGTTGTTGCAATTAATGTACCTCTTCTAAGGGAAAGAAAGGTAGATATACCTTTACTAGTGGACTATTTTGTTTCTAAATTCTCAAAAAAGTATGGCAAAATAGTTCAAGGAGTTTCTGATGATGTGATGAGATTGTTTATGGATTATGATTGGCCTGGGAATGTAAGAGAGCTGGAAAATGCTATTGCCAGGGGAGTGATTATTACGTCTGCTCCCCTTATAATGATGGACCATCTTCCTCCAGAGCTAGCACAGAAAGCCGGAGAAAAAACGAGCGTTACAACAATCACGCAAAAGAAAAGTAGCAATACTGTTGTCCCTCTTCCAGAGGCTATTGCCGAGATAGAAAAAGAGATGATTGTGAGAGCTATCAAAAAGGCCAGCGGCAACAAAACGAAAGCGGCTAAAATGTTGGGCATATCAAGAAAATCTCTTTTTAACAAAATAAGGGGTTATAAGATTGATTTAGATAACGGCTCATCTGATCAATAG
- a CDS encoding ATP-binding protein: MNSVKKFFQSIRFQLTTVLVVFVIVSMVFITSMVVRNVESEIFNVETKRLEIATNQLAERYQKMYDGVAWQYDFGHLTIDEQKLYITKFLKPLFEEYFDEYRKNFPELEFGYYIPPINDEIVYMGIDQYRLDKKLTIIKYVTTKKMAEGYIFVDEPYSIIMGPVEDIKMEANKVTVYSAILAAIFILLISSMFTSKIVRINRGLKVLEKNLDFRFSSFGGEIGAIASSINSMAESLKRNIEEAQRNESLRTLGMFTAGVVHEIRNPLTSIKGFAQILEKKLQGKNEEKYVKPILRETYRLSKIVQDLLNYGRPSPLKKMKFNISTFIDEIISMGKQYVTDKEVEFINNCQAEIIEADEKKCKELFLNLVINSVESMGDKGKLIVSSARKEQFLEISIRDTGAGMDKDQLEHIFVPFYTTKAEGTGLGLAIAYRVAKEHGGKISVKSEKNKGTTFHIYLPIGDTRNGA, from the coding sequence ATGAATAGCGTAAAAAAATTTTTTCAATCGATAAGATTTCAGCTAACTACTGTCCTGGTGGTTTTTGTCATTGTATCAATGGTTTTTATCACTTCTATGGTCGTAAGAAATGTAGAAAGCGAGATTTTTAATGTCGAAACAAAAAGACTGGAGATTGCTACAAATCAACTAGCGGAAAGATATCAAAAGATGTATGATGGTGTTGCCTGGCAATATGATTTTGGCCATCTTACTATTGACGAACAGAAGCTTTATATCACAAAATTTCTTAAGCCTTTATTTGAAGAGTATTTTGATGAGTATCGGAAGAATTTCCCGGAGCTTGAATTTGGTTATTATATTCCTCCAATAAATGATGAAATTGTATATATGGGGATAGATCAATATAGACTTGATAAAAAACTTACTATTATAAAATATGTTACGACAAAAAAAATGGCAGAAGGTTATATCTTTGTAGATGAGCCATATTCTATCATTATGGGGCCTGTTGAAGATATAAAGATGGAAGCAAATAAAGTGACTGTTTATTCAGCAATTTTAGCTGCAATTTTTATATTGTTGATTTCATCAATGTTTACAAGCAAAATTGTAAGAATTAATAGGGGGTTAAAAGTCTTAGAAAAAAATTTGGATTTTAGATTTTCTAGCTTTGGAGGAGAAATAGGGGCCATTGCTAGTTCTATTAACAGCATGGCTGAAAGTTTGAAGAGAAATATCGAAGAAGCTCAGCGTAATGAATCGCTTAGAACTCTGGGAATGTTCACTGCGGGTGTGGTGCACGAGATTCGTAACCCCCTTACTTCTATAAAGGGTTTTGCACAGATTCTTGAGAAGAAACTGCAGGGGAAAAATGAAGAAAAATATGTGAAACCAATTTTAAGAGAAACATATAGATTAAGCAAAATTGTGCAGGACCTTTTGAATTACGGCAGGCCATCTCCACTTAAGAAAATGAAATTTAATATTTCTACTTTTATTGACGAAATTATTTCAATGGGTAAGCAGTATGTAACGGATAAAGAAGTTGAGTTTATTAATAATTGTCAGGCAGAAATAATAGAGGCAGATGAAAAGAAGTGCAAAGAATTGTTTCTTAATCTTGTGATTAATTCAGTGGAATCCATGGGGGATAAAGGAAAGCTGATTGTTAGTTCTGCAAGAAAGGAGCAGTTCCTGGAAATTTCCATCCGCGATACGGGTGCAGGAATGGATAAAGATCAGCTGGAACATATCTTTGTGCCGTTCTATACTACAAAAGCAGAAGGAACAGGTTTGGGTCTTGCTATTGCTTATCGAGTAGCTAAGGAGCATGGTGGTAAAATAAGTGTTAAGAGTGAAAAAAACAAAGGTACTACATTTCATATTTATTTACCTATAGGAGATACAAGAAATGGAGCTTAA